The genomic region GACAACACTCCCGGGTGAAACcgacaaaatattttatcagaTGTGCCTTTCGTTTATACGGCGACAGCGTTTTTGGGGCTTAAAAACGCAAAAAAATGAACCCACCCTCCAGAGTGGAAATCTTAAAGACGCTCCACCGTCGCATTCCCGTCTAAAGGGTTGAAAACGCAAAAGTGTGCTCTGAGCTGCTCTTGGTGTTGTTGTATGGCAGTGCTTCACAGTACCACCTAGCCACCTGGCATGCATACTATATCAAATTTCACACACTTTTGCGTCACCGTGTGCATGCAGATTTCCACCCAAAGACGCTCGTCTAAACGCGAAATAAAAAGTGGGAACGCAACGCCACTTTTGCGGATTGTGTTCAGATCGTTGTCGTGTAAAGCTAGCcttaatgtaaaatgtattggTCATGATAATTCGGTaacaaaatctaattaaaaagtATGATGCATTGCTGCTGGAGTTGGAAATGTGCCATGATCTGTTGTTGAgatgaaaaaaggaggagatTCTCTGCAGACTGACAACTTCTAAAGCAGAAGTATTTATTCAGGGTCAATTGAGGAGACTTCAGAAGTGTAACAATATATCACAGGTGAACAGTTAAGTGACACCCCAAATCTGAGGCTATTCTTGGAAAAGGGCCCCTTTATCCCACACCCACATGTTCACACTGTGGCAAATATCACCCAATAAAGTCACTTCTACCTCTTTGCAACCTAAACAGAAAGAAGTTATAGGCCAATCTTATTCTAAACATACACTTCCCTAACCTAGCTCACACCACTCTTCAGACTCAAACTTTGCCTATGACCCTGAAAAAGCTGTTGGCTGCCTTATCTATCTTGTGTTCCCTCCTCCCTTGTCAGATAAAGCCATTGGTTGCCATGGAGTCCGCTGATGGGAGCATATTCAGATGTCAATGTTGAGGTCTTTGACTTGGAGGGACAGGGACCATTACCCCTAAAGGGAAATTCCTTCACATCatctaatgtaaaaaaaaacaaaaacatatatttagGATGTACTAttttctcctttaaaaaaataccatTATTTGCTTCAAGAAAGTAACAATATTTGATATAAACCATTATTGTCAGCTCTGTTGTGAGCCACTTTTACATCACATACATCCACAAAGAAGCTTATTTTTGTCTCCAGATGTGAACTGCAGCTCACTTTTTTGTTGCTGATGTGAATGCTTTTATGGAACGTTTTTAGGGTGCAGCTGCGGGAAAAGAAACTGTAGATACTTTTAAAACTGTGTAGtctttagggtttttttttatatttttcagaGAATGGGAAGAGCCTTGATACAAAATCGGACCTCAACTGCCAACTTCTATTGCTGTTATCATGGTTAGGAcctacagtctatggttagGACAGAGATATGTCAGTGCTGCTCTCTAGCGGTTACATATTGAAACTACAATAGATTTAACAATTGAAAACAAATCATTCATAGATTTTTGACCATGGTGATTCATAAAGGAGCAGTGTTACAATGTAAAAATTGAGGTTCAGGTATTCAATTAAATTTTTATGCACTTTTGCAGCGATTACtctcaagatgttcttattgagactttttgtcatgtttcctgacacaagttctgaaactggaggttagttatttattgttcatgtcaaaaattgacgaaaagttttatttgaaaaataagcctgATTGCatatgagggatattagtctgaatgtcatacagttggtttgacatcattcactcaaatggcccaagcgcataataggtttgtattttaaaagtcaaatgaatgttgaatattaaactaacttaatgttgCTTGAAAATCATTCTGTACCTTTCGTATAGGATTTTATCAGGGACATCTAAAGGATCGCatctccctaaaaactcttatccagaacaAAACCTCCTcccagcataagttaccatggtgatttatcCCGgaaagaagtgaaccagcgtcgtaggaCGGAAAACCTAGGGTTAACCCttaagttacctcgataagaggaAATCCCGCTTCggagtacaggcctctggtctcCTTTTGGGATATCgatatggtaaaaacaactccttaaaaGATCCACAGATCAAATGTGAcactaatttgtccaaataacacctgtttaaagttttgttcatgCGAATTAAGTGCCACTCAAGTCAGCCGTAGCGAGTAATGCACTTCcgttcattttcacaaaataaagcACCCGTTGCcctttattattaaaaataggCTACATAACAATAGaattggtgtttttattttgaaaacaggaagctaACATACCCTCGCTATAGCTAACTTGATCTGTGACGTTtatattttggggttttcttCAGACGTTACGTttcatcttgggtaatgtgagtgtgagtagtcagctcttgatgcatactctgcatttctggagaatcttgTAAACCAACtgggaacttctcacatactctaaatcgcataatacgcagttgaaacacactacatacttcacatgacgtcagagttagtacgggATTTTACTGTCCAGGATCACAACAACAGAGAAATGGAGGAGAACCAGGACCCAGAGCACTGTACTGATACCGTTACAGAGGAAGAATCAGACCCAGTATCTGTTACCACCGATAAACAGGTCAGTTCATGACTTCATGATAAAACCAGCTTCATAACGAGACGAGTCACGGAGCGTAAATATGTTTTGAACAGTtatatgtcagaaaatgtgttttgttttgtccaaatGCTGCTCTGCAGACTGACGTGGTTTTCCTGCTTTTTTGATAAAGTTTCAACAAAGTTGGAAGCTTTTCAGTTTGTATCTTTATGTGGTTGTAGTGGAAAAGTTctcgtttttctttttctagcaCAGCTCGCATTTGATACACAACAcgtgtgaaagtgtgtgaaagCATGGCCCGTTGAATCACAACCCACCTCTAAACTCTTcagattttcctttttctttctgtgtacaacgtacagcagcagcatcaatgATCACATTTCTTCAGCTGTAAATGCAGCTGGAGTACACAGTGCGTGCTTGACACCGCTGTTTACAGGTTTTTAGTTCATTGTGTGGAGGCtcacattgttgttgttatagttAGTGATGTTTTATGCTCCTCACATATTGCAGCGGTTTTATCTAGTGTGTCATTAGTATTCCATTCTTGTAAAATCCAAATCTCTTTCAAACTTTGGATTTCAGACTTGAAGGTGCATTATGAATCATGTTGGTGTTGTCAGCAGAGCGATATCTTAACATTACAGTGACGAGTCTTGTGAGAGTTTTAtggtagaaagagagagctgTAGACACTGAGCAGAAAGAGCTTTCAGCAGCATAGCAACTATATGTGTTAATAAAGTTCAAGTGCTTTGTTCTGTTGCTACCTGTATAACGTGCCTCTGGCTCAGTCACACATTAAACACCTTCTGACTAGGAATCAAACTGCATTTAGTGTGTGAACTGTTCATAGCTGACTGTTACTATACTGTTTAACTGGGGCAGATCACAACTAAAGGTCAGCAGAAGTGTAGAACTCCTTCATGTGTGTGGTTTTGGTCAAGCCCCAAACGCTCTGGATCCTAAATTTTCCATTATGTTATGAGGTTGTCGACTGATATTAAAGAAAAGTCAGCTGGTTGATAAAACTTCAGTCTGTCTTGAACTGGGATTTGATGTAGGATCTTAGTGTTATTTATGGATTTGATCACTTGCATCACTATATCATCTCACTTATTCTCTCTTTACGTTTGTCTTTTGCTATAGAAACgtaaaagaagaaagggacTCAAACATCACTGCTGTCAAGACTGCGACAAAGCCTTCACAAAATCAGCATATTTAAAGatccatcaacgcattcacactggagagaagccatacagctgtgaccaatgtgggaaaaccttcTCTACAAATGGTCAGCTTAAAACCCACCAATACATacacactggagaaaagccACACAGCTGTGACCAGTGTGGGAAAACCTTCGCTACAAATGGCCGGCTTAAAACCCATCAATACgtacacactggagagaagccatacagctgtgaccaatgtgggaaaacctttGCTTCAAATGGCAAGCTTAAAACCCACcaatacatacacactgcagaaaagccgtacagctgtgaccagTGTGGGAAAACCTTCGCTACAAATGGCCAGTTTAAAatccatcaacgcattcacactggagaaaagtcgtacagctgtgaccaatgtgggaaaaccttcGCTACAAATGGCCAGTTTAAAatccatcaacgcattcacactggagagaagccgtacagctgtgaccaatgtgggaaaactttctctAGAGGCGGTATTCTAAAAGcccatcaacgcattcacactggagagaagccatacagctgtgaccaatgtgggaaaactttctctACAGGCAGTAATCTAAAAGcccatcaacgcattcacactggagagaagccgtacaggtGTGACCAATGCGGGAAAACCTTTGCTACAAATGGCCACCTTAAATTCcatcaacacattcacactggagaaaagccgtacagctgtgaccaatgtgggaaaaccttcTCTTCAAATGGCCAGCTTAAAatccatcaacgcattcacactggagagaagccatacagctgtgaccaatgtgggaaaacctttGCTACAAATGGCCACCTTAAATTTCATCAACGCAatcacactggagaaaagccgtacagctgtgaccaatgtgggaaaaccttcTCTTCAAATGGCCAGCTTAAAatccatcaacgcattcacactggagagaagccatacagctgtgaccaatgtgggaaaaccttcTCTTCAAATGACCAGCTTAAAatccatcaacgcattcacactggagagaagccgtacagctgtgaccagTGTGGGAAAACCTTCTCTACATATGGCGGGCTTAAAATccaccaacacattcacactggagagaagccatacagctgtgaccaatgtgggaaaactttctctACAGGCGGTATTCTAAAAGcccatcaacgcattcacactggagagaagccatacagctgtgaccaatgtgggaaaactttcttTACAGGCAGTAATCTAAAAGTTCATctacgcattcacactggagagaagccgtacaggtGTGACCAATGCGGGGAAACTTTCACTCAAAACATTACTTTAAGAAGGCACCAGcgtattcacactggagagaagccatacagctgtgaccaatgtgggaaaTCATATACGACAGTCACTActctaaaaaaacaccaacgtattcacactggagagaggcCATACAGTTGTGATCAGTGTGGGAAAACATTCAGGTTACGCATGTCTCTAATAATCCACCAAACCTATCACACTGGAGAGAGGCCATACAGTTGTAATCAGTGTGGGAAGACTTTCCCTTTACAAGGTTCTCTTAAagtccaccaacgcattcacactggagaaaagccATACTGGTGCGTGCAGTGTGGAAAATCTTTCAACATATTGAGTGGTCTTAAAAGCCACCAAAGTATTCACAccggagagaagccatacagctgtaaGCAATGTGGGAAATGTTTCGCTGAGGCCAGGTCCCTAAAAAGACATCAACGTATTCACACTGGCGAGAAGCCGTACTGGTGTGAGCCACTCACATAAACTGAACTGGACAGATAGCACTAACATACTTTATATGAACGGCCAGAGCAGACTCTACCTGCTCAGGAGGTCTTTTGGAgtgcagggggcgctcctgaagACCTTCTTTGACACTGTGGTGGCATCAGCCATCTTTTATGGGGTggtcagctgcagcagcagcacctcgGTGGCGGACAGGAAGAGACTGGACAAACTCGTTAAGAAGGCCAGCTCTCTCCTGTGATGTCCCCTCGACCcggtggaggaggtgggagaGATGAGAATGATGGCTAAGCTTTCATCTCTAATGAACAAAGACTCCCACCCCATGAAAGACACCCTGACTGTACTGGAGACCTCCTTCAGCGACAGACTGTACAatcagcactgctcccagtaaatctcaatattcatattatatacatatgtacTGATTTCACTTAAATCTGGGCAATACGAATAtctggtatattaccactcaataccaatattactcttgtaaatcTTATAAATCTTGTAaacaatgtaaataatgtcacaacTGTTTTACtgcatatttctattattgcATAATCGCATAATTACATTATGCATAATTACTGTTATTGTTCTTATAGATTTTTAgtctttagttttctttattctttttcctATAGCTGAGAGAATAGAACGATATTctattactgtccacttgctgctgtgacAATGCAAATGTCCCCATTGTGGAACTAATAAAGGAGTACCTTATTTTATCTTGTCTTAAGTGGGTGATCTGAAAAGGCAACAACTCAGTCACTCAGcatcatgttgaaaatgttttagaCAGGTTAGCAGTGTCCCCCTTTCTGCTCTCCATGCCTTTTAATAAGTATTTTTCTATCCTGAGCTTTTCTGCAATCTGAGGGCTGGCAACTGTAACTTTACAATTAGGAAGTATGGCATCAGCAACCTCAGAAGACCACTTTGTTAGCTCAGTTGCCTGTAATTCACTCTTACTctgattttttctttcactttttcaccTTTTAGGTTCATGTTTATCTAAGTTGTTAAAAGGCTCAAAAGGGAAATCATGTAACATTGTTATTAGGTGAAAATTAACAGCATGTTTTGGTTGCATAGAAGATTTATGGCATTATCTGTGAAGGCTTAACTTAATCAGACacttaaaaaacatgatttgctTTCTTTGGTCACAACTTCTCCAGCAGTCAATATCAATGTATATTGTACAtttggattgtttttgttttttggtgtgaTACTCCCttgaatgttttatgtattGCTTTATACTCTTTTAACTCTTTTAAACACCTACCTATAAGTTCCACTTTGACCTGATTGTATCCTGTTTCAATATTATCcttgaatattttctttattgttggTGTTCCCAACCAAACCCAAATCCCTCAAGACAAGCAGTATAAATTAGTACTactgtagaggcagatatgtgtgcatcaCAGTAAAATGTGAGAACAAAAGGAGAGAGACGAAAGGTCAATAGTTGTACCATTTGGGGATGTCGCAACAAGCCttttaaggagttgtttttaccatattgATATCCCCTAAAGAGATCAGGACGTCAACACTTACAAGAAAGTTGTTTAGACTTCCAGGAAACTGAATCTTGGCTGGAACACGCCGGGTCAGGTtgacctgatacacacacaataacaaatgaCGCCCACACGCCAAACAGTAGTATAAAAAGGCTGTTTTTGGTTGTtggtgtctgctgtgtttgctgcATCTTCAATAAAGTCCCAGTTTGCTGTTTGAGgacttctgttctcagtctcttactttaaagGTTACTAAAGTTAAGTAATCCAGTAATTACCCTACACTACATGTTGTTGGACCATATCGGAAAATCAAAAGTTGGTcttgagagagggaggagatttgatattgtttaaatacacacatttttgtacagtGTCTTCTCAAACCCATTGCTAATGTTGCATTCGGTTGgtcacacatacagaaatagTTGTGGAGATGGCCTTGGCTAATGAACAAGGGCATCTTGACCTGTTGCACCATCAGCTTTCCCTCCTAACCTGACAGGTCTGGTTTTTCTCTATAAGAATGTAGATTTTTGTGACTTCTGTGATGCATCAGATATTGTTACTTGTCTGCTAAATAAACTACATATATTCAAATAAGATCAATAGAGCCTTGTGAATTGTTCTACATCTGTCTTCATCCCTCTGAAACTGTTCAAAAGTCTCAAACTTGAATGTCAGTTAGAGCATGAGTGGGCTCTAATGTCAGTGCACAGATATAGATAAGGGATGCTGTATAAAGGCTGATTGTGTTCTCCTTTAGTACGTTTGTTTGAAATGATCCTGCCAACTTGTTTTAGACGACTGATTGTTTATACCCCTGAACTTCTGTCTAAAGGCTATGCATTCAAATTGAATGTGTGTATCTGACTTCCTAACAGGCCATGATGCACTGTTTTGGAGCTGTTCAGTATACTTACATGAGATAGTGTAAATTGAAACCCGTAAGTAAGGAAAACTGTTTAAATTGAAAGGAGAGAGTGATTATCATTGCTAATTTGTgtactttttgtttattattactaGTCATGGtatgcaaaaagaaaatgtagcctaaaacaaaaaagtattaaGATCTCTGATAATAAACTCAAGatgtaaaaaaagattaaatgcaTATTGTATTCTCTAATCTCCTTTATTCTTGTAATATATATTGGGGTGATTTAGTAATCAGGCAGAGAGTCTAACTCCATAATGTGTCTTTGCTTAGAGACTTGAGGAAACAGACTACCTACAGGTTTGTTCGTGGGGCTGGGCATATAGACACTCTGTTACATTGCTGGCCAACAGTGGCAGTTCCATAATAAAGCCACAAGGTGGCATCAAAGCCAATTTATTACAATTCTCTTTCTCAATTTCTCTTTCATGCCTCAATTTTCACTCTTGATGTTCAGATCTACATTTAATGAGTGTCATGTCCCAGAGGGTTAAAAATTAGGCTCATAGACTTCTAGAAGTGAAGTGTATTTAATACTCAGTGTTCATGACTTCATGATGATTTAGTACCAAGGACGTCAGTCAGGTTGTACAAAACGTGTGAGATGCAGGAGATAATATTAGAACTACCAACTTAAAACTGTGGTGAATTCACATAAAAAGGTAACTTACCAAAgttatgcgtgtgtgtggtcGTGAGCATTTTCAAAGTGTGCAAGTTAACAGTATTTCGCGGGACGCGAGAGTGCGGTTTCAATGGCAGCCGTCGAGGCTTCcgtactgtgtgtgtggtaaacTGGGTCGGAAGGACAGAGACAGTCTGCTGGATTTTACTGTCCAGGATCACAAATagagaggaatggaggagaACCAGGACCCAGAGCACTGCACTGATAACACCGTTGAAATGGAAGAATCAGACCCAGTAGCTGTTACCACCGATAAACAGGTCAGTGTTCATGACTTCATGATAAAACCAGCTTCATAACGACACTAAAGACACGAGGACGAGTCACGGAGCGTAAATATGTTTTGAACAgtgatgttttgtgtgtgtccaaaTGATGAACAGTAAGACTTTGGTCACTCTGCAGACTGAAGTggttttgctgcttttctgatAAAGTTTCAACAAAGTTGGAAATTGGAAGCTTTTCAGTTTGTATCTTTATGTGGTTGTAGTAGAAATGTACTCGTTTCTTTTTCTAACACAGCTCGCATTTGATACACAACACGTATGCAAGTGTGTGAAAGCATGGCCTGTTTCCCACACGAAATGTGTTGCTTCTTTATCTGACagttttttctcctgtttttcacagt from Scomber japonicus isolate fScoJap1 chromosome 22, fScoJap1.pri, whole genome shotgun sequence harbors:
- the LOC128383569 gene encoding zinc finger protein 420-like — its product is MTSELVRDFTVQDHNNREMEENQDPEHCTDTVTEEESDPVSVTTDKQKRKRRKGLKHHCCQDCDKAFTKSAYLKIHQRIHTGEKPYSCDQCGKTFSTNGQLKTHQYIHTGEKPHSCDQCGKTFATNGRLKTHQYVHTGEKPYSCDQCGKTFASNGKLKTHQYIHTAEKPYSCDQCGKTFATNGQFKIHQRIHTGEKSYSCDQCGKTFATNGQFKIHQRIHTGEKPYSCDQCGKTFSRGGILKAHQRIHTGEKPYSCDQCGKTFSTGSNLKAHQRIHTGEKPYRCDQCGKTFATNGHLKFHQHIHTGEKPYSCDQCGKTFSSNGQLKIHQRIHTGEKPYSCDQCGKTFATNGHLKFHQRNHTGEKPYSCDQCGKTFSSNGQLKIHQRIHTGEKPYSCDQCGKTFSSNDQLKIHQRIHTGEKPYSCDQCGKTFSTYGGLKIHQHIHTGEKPYSCDQCGKTFSTGGILKAHQRIHTGEKPYSCDQCGKTFFTGSNLKVHLRIHTGEKPYRCDQCGETFTQNITLRRHQRIHTGEKPYSCDQCGKSYTTVTTLKKHQRIHTGERPYSCDQCGKTFRLRMSLIIHQTYHTGERPYSCNQCGKTFPLQGSLKVHQRIHTGEKPYWCVQCGKSFNILSGLKSHQSIHTGEKPYSCKQCGKCFAEARSLKRHQRIHTGEKPYWYSTNILYMNGQSRLYLLRRSFGVQGALLKTFFDTVVASAIFYGVVSCSSSTSVADRKRLDKLVKKKRKRRKGLKHHCCQDCDKAFTTSAYLKIHQRIHTGEKPYSCDQCGKTFASNSQLKIHQYIHTGENPYSCDQCGKTFTSNSQLKIHQRIHTGEKPYSCDQCGKAFTSNGKLKIHQYIHTGENPYSCDQCGKTFTSNSQLKIHQYIHTEEKPYSCDQCGKTFTTNGNLKSHQYIHTGEKLYSCDQCGKTFSTSSGLKAHLRIHTGEKPYRCDQCGETFTQDSTLRSHQRIHTGEKPYSCNQCGKSYTRVTALKNHQRSHTGERPYSCDQCEKTFPLHNSLKIHQRIHTGEKPYSCNQCEKTFPLHSSLKVHQRIHTGEKPYWCVQCGKSFIILSGLKSHQRIHTGEKPYSCKQCGICFADARSLKRHQRIHTGEKPYSCK